The following nucleotide sequence is from Micromonospora sp. WMMD1120.
CCCGAGCACGCGAGCATCGCCGCGCTCGCCCGACTGCTCGGCCGCAACTGCCTGCTGCGGGACGACACGCTCGACGCGGGTCGGCACCTGCTGGTCGCCCCGGACGGCACGGTGCGTCCGGTGCACTTCGACGTGCGGGACACCGACGACGGCGAGGTGCTCAGCAAACTGCGGCTGTGCTCGCTCGGCGACCCGGGCTGCCGGGGCTGGTCGCAGTGCCACCGCTCGCGGTGGGCGCCCGACACCGTCGCGCCGGCGCTCGCCGCGGCCTGACCCCCGGGCCTCAGGCCCGGGTGGTCGGGGCGCCCGCGCCTCGCACCACCAACTGGTCGAGGAGGGTGCGGGTCGCCTCGGCCACGGCGGCGACAGCGGTGTCGAACGCGGCGGCGTTGTGCGCGGCGGGCGCCCGGAAGCCAGAGATCTTCCGGACGTACTGCAACGCCGCCGCCTCGACGTCGGCGTCGGTCACCTGCGGCGTGAACGGCTCACGCAGCGTCTTGATGCTCCGGCACATGTGCGCTCCTCCTCCGTCGACCCGCTGCCACCCTTGGTGCCGACGGTGGTACCGACGGTGACACTGGGTCGATATTTGTCTATCCTGGTCTCGGACCAGAGCCTTTCGAGCCATCGTCGCCACTCGCGCTCCCAGCGCCCCGGGCCCCCGGAGACTCATTGTGGACCATGTCCCCAGTCGCTCATCCCGTCCAGTCCTCGACGACCTGACACGTAGCCTGCACACCCCGCTGGAACGGATCGTCGTCGAGCACGCCGATCTCGTCGAGGCGGTGCGCCGACGCGTCGTCACCGACGATTCCGTGCCCTCCGGCAGCGTGGCCGTGGCCCTCTTCAACTCGTGCATCTGAGTGATGGCCTGCCGGTGCGATCCGTCCGCCGTGGGCGGGTCGTGCCGGCGGATCAGCCAGTTCGTGCTGAAGGTCCACAGCCGCTGTGACCTGAGCTGCGACCACTGCTACGTCTACCAGCACGCCGACCAGACCTGGCGTGGTCGTCCGGTGCGGATGGCGCCGGCCACGGTGCGGGCCGCCGCGCGACGCGTCGCCGAGCACGCCCGCGCGCACGGGCTTCCGGTCGTGCACGTGGTGCTGCACGGCGGTGAGCCGCTGCTGCTCGGCGCCGCCGGCCTGCGCGAGGTGCTGACCGAGCTGCGCACGACCATCACCCCGTGGACCCGACTCGACCTGCGCATGCAGACCAACGGCGTGCTGCTGGACGAGGAGCTGTGCCGGCTGTTCGTCGAGTTCGACGTGCGGGTCGGGGTGTCGTTCGACGGCGACCGGGCCGCCAACGACCGGCACCGGGTCTTCGCCCACGGCGGCAGCAGCTACGACCAGGTTCGGCGCGCCCTGGCGCTGCTCCGCCGGCCGGAGCACCGCGCCAGCTACGCCGGCATCCTCTGCACCGTCGACGTGCGTAACGACCCCGACCGGGTCTACGAGGCGCTGCGGGCCGAGAGCCCGCCCCGGGTCGATCTGCTCCTGCCCCACGCCACCTGGGACAACCCGCCGCACCGCCCCGGCCCCGGGCCCACGCCGTACGCGGACTGGCTGAGCCGACTGCACCGCCGGTGGACGGACGACGGGTGCCCGATCTCGATCCGGATGTTCGAGGCGCTGCGGCCGGGTGGCGGTGGCAGCGAGGCGTTCGGGCTCGCGCCGGCCGACCTGCTGGTCATCGAGGCGGACGGCAGTTGGGAGCAGGCCGACTCACTGAAGACCGCCTACCACGGCGCGGCCGACACCGGGCTCGACGTGTTCGGCCATTCGGTGGACGAGGTTGCCCGGCACCCCGGCGTCGCGGTCCGGCAGGACGGTGCGGCGGGGCTCTGCGCGACCTGCCGGGCCTGCCCGGTGGTCGACAGGTGCGGCGGCGGTCTGTACGCGCACCGCTGGCGCGCCGGCACCGGCTTCGACAATCCCTCGGTGTACTGCCCCGACCTGCTCCGTCTGATCGACATCGTGGACTCCCGCCCGCCACCGGCCCGCGTCAGCGCCGCGCCGGTCGACGCCGGGTCCGCGCCCGTCGAGGCGTTGCTCGACGACCTCGCCACCGGGCCCGGCTCGCCGTCCACGCTCGCCCTGCTCGCCGCCACCCAGCTCTCCATCACCCGGGCGCTGCTGGGCGCCTGCCGGGACCGGTCCGGCCCCAGCGCCGCCTGGGAGCTGCTCGTCGCTGTCGAGCAGGCGGCGCCCGAGATCGTCCGGGCGGTGCTGGAGCATCCCTTCGTCCGGCCGGCGCTGGTGTGGCACCTCGACCGGTCGACCTCGTCCGGCGCCGACGCGACCGTCGATCCGCTGCCGGCCCTCGCCGTCGCCGCGGCCGCGCGGGCCGGCGTCCCGGCGACGGTGCGGGTCCCGACGCGGGCCGGGGTGGTCGCGTTGCCCACGCTGGGCACCGTCGCGTTGCCCGCCCCGCTGCCGACCGTCGAGGTGACAGTGCGGCCGGACGAGATCCGGCTGGGCAGCGGGTCCGCCGAGCGGACGATCCCACTCGACCCGCTGGCGTCGCCGTCGGCCGGCTGGTCACCGACGCGGGACGTGCCGGTGCCCGGTGGGCGGCTGCTCATCGAGGACGGCGATCCGTACCGGGACTGCTACGGCGAGACGGTGTCGTCGCGCCTCACGCCTGCCGCGGCGCTGGCGTTCGGCCGTACCCTGGCCGAGGCCCTGCGTGTCGTGCGGCGTGACGTGCCGGCGCACGCGGCGACGCTCGACGGCGGTCTGCGGGCGGCCGTGCCGTTGGCTCACGACCCGGCGCGGCCGCTGCGCAGCGCGACGGCGCGGCACGCGTTCGGCGCGGTCTCCATCACTCCGGCCCTCGACCCGGCGACGATGGCGGTGCTGCTCGTGCACGAGTGGCAGCACGCGAAGCTGGGCGCCGTGCTGGACCTGTTCGACCTCGTCGAGCCGGGGCGGGACGCCCTGATCCGGGTGCCCTGGCGCCCCGACCCCCGACCTCCGGAGGGGGTGCTCCAGGGCGTCTACGCCCACCTGGCGGTCACCCAGGTCTGGCAGTCCCGGGCGATGGTCGACGACACCGAGGCCCCGGCGCACGCCGCCCGTTTCCTGGCCTGGACCCGGGACGGCGCCGACGCGTTACTCGCCAGCCGCTCGCTAACCGAGCCCGGCGAGCGATTCGTCGGCCAGCTGCGTCGGGCCCTGGAGGAGACCTGTGTCGGGTCCGGATGAGTCGTCCCCGCCCAGGCTGGGCCGATCCCGCCTCGCCGACGACCTGCGGGCCCTGGGCGTACGCCCGGGCGCGTGCCTCGTGGTGCACTGCGGCCTGCGTCGGGTCGGTCCGCTGGACCACGGCCCCGCGACCCTCGCCGGCGCCCTGCGCGACGTCCTCGGTCCGGCCGGCACGCTGCTGGTGCCCACCCACACCGACGGCAACTCGACGACCTCCCGGGCGCACCTGGCCGCCACCGCCGGGATGGACCGGGCGCAACGGGAGCGGTACGAGGCGACGCTGCCCGGCTGGGACCGCCGGACCACCCCGTCGCAGCGGATGGGTGCGCTCGCCGAGTACGTCCGGTCCGCCCCCGGCGCGGTGCGCAGCGACCATCCCCAGACCTCGTTCGCCGCGCTCGGCCCCCGGGCCCGGCAGCTCACCGACGACCATGACCTCCACTGTCACCTCGGCGAACGCTCACCGATGGGCGCCCTCTACGCGGCCGACGGGCAGGTCCTGCTGCTCGGCCTCGGCTATGAGGCGTGCAGCGCCCTGCACCTGGCGGAATACCGGCTGCCGGTGCCTCCGCCCGAGCGGGACTACCGCTGCTTCCGGCTGGTCGCCGGGCGCCGGGTGGCGCTGGACTTCCGCGCCCTCGACCTGGACGACAGCGACTTTCCGATGGTGGGGGCCGCGCTCGACGACACGCCGATCGTGCGCCGGGGTCGGGTCGGGCGCGCCGACGCCCGGCTGCTGCCGGCGCGGGCCGCTGTGGACTTCGCCGTTGACTGGTTCACGACAAACCGGTT
It contains:
- a CDS encoding AAC(3) family N-acetyltransferase translates to MSGPDESSPPRLGRSRLADDLRALGVRPGACLVVHCGLRRVGPLDHGPATLAGALRDVLGPAGTLLVPTHTDGNSTTSRAHLAATAGMDRAQRERYEATLPGWDRRTTPSQRMGALAEYVRSAPGAVRSDHPQTSFAALGPRARQLTDDHDLHCHLGERSPMGALYAADGQVLLLGLGYEACSALHLAEYRLPVPPPERDYRCFRLVAGRRVALDFRALDLDDSDFPMVGAALDDTPIVRRGRVGRADARLLPARAAVDFAVDWFTTNRLAARR
- a CDS encoding DUF2277 family protein, whose protein sequence is MCRSIKTLREPFTPQVTDADVEAAALQYVRKISGFRAPAAHNAAAFDTAVAAVAEATRTLLDQLVVRGAGAPTTRA
- a CDS encoding FxsB family cyclophane-forming radical SAM/SPASM peptide maturase — translated: MGGSCRRISQFVLKVHSRCDLSCDHCYVYQHADQTWRGRPVRMAPATVRAAARRVAEHARAHGLPVVHVVLHGGEPLLLGAAGLREVLTELRTTITPWTRLDLRMQTNGVLLDEELCRLFVEFDVRVGVSFDGDRAANDRHRVFAHGGSSYDQVRRALALLRRPEHRASYAGILCTVDVRNDPDRVYEALRAESPPRVDLLLPHATWDNPPHRPGPGPTPYADWLSRLHRRWTDDGCPISIRMFEALRPGGGGSEAFGLAPADLLVIEADGSWEQADSLKTAYHGAADTGLDVFGHSVDEVARHPGVAVRQDGAAGLCATCRACPVVDRCGGGLYAHRWRAGTGFDNPSVYCPDLLRLIDIVDSRPPPARVSAAPVDAGSAPVEALLDDLATGPGSPSTLALLAATQLSITRALLGACRDRSGPSAAWELLVAVEQAAPEIVRAVLEHPFVRPALVWHLDRSTSSGADATVDPLPALAVAAAARAGVPATVRVPTRAGVVALPTLGTVALPAPLPTVEVTVRPDEIRLGSGSAERTIPLDPLASPSAGWSPTRDVPVPGGRLLIEDGDPYRDCYGETVSSRLTPAAALAFGRTLAEALRVVRRDVPAHAATLDGGLRAAVPLAHDPARPLRSATARHAFGAVSITPALDPATMAVLLVHEWQHAKLGAVLDLFDLVEPGRDALIRVPWRPDPRPPEGVLQGVYAHLAVTQVWQSRAMVDDTEAPAHAARFLAWTRDGADALLASRSLTEPGERFVGQLRRALEETCVGSG